One stretch of Paenibacillus sp. FSL R5-0341 DNA includes these proteins:
- a CDS encoding winged helix-turn-helix transcriptional regulator produces the protein MVRKKYNISVEATLEVIGGKWKCVILCHLTHGKKRTSDLKRIMPAITQKMLTQQLRELENDRIVNRIVYNQVPPKVEYELSDYGRSLEPILNALCNWGDQHIVKEYGDKSAVLEDNGLNDFNSDNRELVQP, from the coding sequence ATGGTTCGAAAAAAATATAACATCTCGGTTGAAGCTACCCTTGAGGTGATCGGTGGCAAGTGGAAATGCGTCATTCTCTGTCACCTGACACATGGGAAAAAGCGAACCAGTGATCTCAAGCGTATTATGCCCGCAATTACACAGAAAATGTTAACACAGCAACTGAGGGAGCTTGAGAACGACAGGATCGTCAACCGGATTGTATATAATCAGGTCCCTCCCAAAGTGGAGTACGAATTGAGTGATTATGGCCGCAGTTTGGAACCGATTCTCAATGCGCTCTGTAATTGGGGAGATCAGCATATTGTGAAGGAATACGGAGATAAATCAGCAGTGCTGGAAGACAATGGGCTCAATGATTTTAACTCAGACAATAGGGAGCTGGTGCAGCCGTGA
- a CDS encoding aldo/keto reductase, translating to MEYRRLGNSGLRVSALGLGTNAFGKRADEAASTRIIHAAMDQGINFIDTANIYAGTESERIIGQALTGRRENAVLATKAGLPRHDGPHGRGSSRYHLQQELEHSLRRLQTDYVDLYQIHTFDPHTPLDETLRTLDDMVTSGKVRYIGASNYAAWELMKALGISEQKGYMRYISTQTSYSLADRTPELELVPMCLDQGVGIIPYFPLAGGILTGKYNGQASVPSGSRADTDPSFNRFLLEHNIQLSEQVSAKAASYGCSPSVLSLAWLLTRPAVSTVIVGATRTEQLEHNLASLDMSLPDELLADLDQISDSFRRREPFASYRID from the coding sequence AGTGGTCTGCGTGTATCTGCACTGGGGCTCGGCACCAATGCGTTTGGCAAACGCGCAGATGAAGCAGCTTCTACCCGCATTATTCATGCAGCGATGGATCAGGGCATCAACTTTATTGATACCGCCAATATCTACGCAGGTACGGAATCGGAACGTATCATTGGACAGGCTCTCACAGGTCGACGGGAAAACGCGGTGCTTGCTACCAAAGCCGGACTTCCCCGGCATGATGGTCCCCATGGGCGGGGTTCCTCCCGCTACCATTTGCAACAAGAGCTGGAACATAGCCTGCGGCGTCTGCAAACGGATTATGTGGATCTGTACCAGATCCATACCTTTGATCCGCATACACCGCTGGATGAAACACTGCGCACACTGGACGATATGGTCACTTCCGGCAAAGTTCGTTACATCGGAGCCTCCAACTACGCAGCCTGGGAGCTGATGAAAGCTCTGGGGATCAGTGAACAGAAAGGTTATATGCGCTACATCTCCACCCAAACCAGCTACTCTCTGGCAGACCGTACACCTGAGCTTGAACTGGTTCCGATGTGTCTCGATCAGGGGGTAGGCATTATCCCGTATTTCCCGCTGGCAGGCGGTATCCTGACAGGTAAATATAACGGACAGGCCAGCGTGCCTTCTGGTTCCAGAGCAGACACCGATCCGTCCTTCAACCGTTTCCTGCTGGAGCATAATATCCAACTAAGTGAACAAGTGAGTGCTAAAGCTGCCTCATATGGCTGTTCCCCAAGTGTGCTGTCGCTCGCATGGCTACTGACACGTCCAGCTGTATCCACAGTGATTGTGGGTGCTACACGCACCGAACAGCTGGAACATAATTTGGCTAGTTTGGACATGTCACTGCCCGATGAGCTGTTGGCCGATCTGGATCAGATCAGTGACTCTTTCCGTCGCCGCGAGCCGTTTGCATCCTATCGAATCGATTAA
- a CDS encoding MarR family transcriptional regulator encodes MTSSQYKNAQESPGYLLWQVTAMWQKEVRRVLEPLELTQPQFVLLHACLWLNEHDEEGKGVTQVQIAQFAKVDVNVTSQVLRALEKRGLITRARHQTDTRANIITTTEEGTRLAVEGIHLVEESDKAFFETLDDRKGEYLEIMQEFLRQKTEG; translated from the coding sequence ATGACAAGCTCACAGTATAAAAACGCACAAGAAAGCCCGGGATACCTGCTGTGGCAGGTAACAGCGATGTGGCAAAAGGAAGTACGTCGGGTGTTGGAGCCACTCGAACTAACACAGCCCCAATTTGTATTGTTGCACGCCTGTTTATGGCTCAATGAACACGATGAGGAAGGCAAAGGCGTAACTCAGGTTCAGATTGCTCAGTTTGCCAAGGTGGATGTTAACGTGACTTCTCAGGTTCTGCGTGCACTTGAAAAGAGAGGATTAATTACCCGCGCTCGTCATCAGACGGATACGCGTGCCAATATTATCACAACAACGGAAGAAGGAACCCGATTGGCTGTGGAGGGAATTCATCTTGTTGAGGAATCGGACAAGGCATTCTTCGAAACTTTGGATGATCGTAAGGGAGAGTATTTGGAGATCATGCAGGAGTTTCTTCGCCAAAAAACAGAGGGCTAA
- a CDS encoding TIGR00266 family protein — translation MNYEILYDGAFAMLKVHLQRGERFKAESGAMVSMTPTVELKGSAEGGMFAGFGRMLSGEKFFFQELTAAGGSAEILLSPSSMGDVEAVELDGSYSLYVQKDGFLAGTEGIQVNTKMQNLKKGLFSGEGFFIIEISGRGTVFLSSYGAIHAINLAAGEEMIVDNAHLVAWPHYVDYRIEKASQGWLSSVTSGEGLVCRFRGEGTILIQSRNPQGFGQWVKQFIPTR, via the coding sequence GTGAACTATGAGATTCTATATGATGGTGCTTTTGCGATGCTTAAAGTACATTTGCAGCGGGGAGAGCGGTTCAAGGCGGAGAGTGGTGCGATGGTATCCATGACTCCGACGGTTGAACTGAAGGGTTCAGCAGAAGGTGGGATGTTTGCCGGGTTCGGTCGGATGCTGAGCGGGGAGAAGTTCTTCTTTCAGGAATTGACGGCTGCGGGCGGATCGGCAGAGATTCTGCTCTCACCTTCAAGCATGGGCGATGTGGAAGCCGTTGAATTGGACGGTTCCTATTCACTCTATGTGCAGAAAGACGGATTTCTGGCAGGAACTGAAGGCATTCAGGTGAATACCAAAATGCAAAACCTGAAGAAAGGTCTCTTTTCGGGAGAGGGTTTCTTTATTATTGAGATTAGTGGGCGTGGAACCGTATTTCTGTCTTCCTATGGTGCAATCCATGCAATCAATCTGGCCGCGGGTGAAGAAATGATCGTGGATAATGCCCATTTGGTGGCATGGCCTCATTATGTAGATTACCGCATTGAGAAAGCTTCACAGGGCTGGTTATCCAGTGTTACAAGTGGAGAAGGATTGGTATGTCGGTTCCGTGGAGAAGGAACCATTCTTATACAGAGCCGCAATCCGCAAGGATTCGGACAATGGGTGAAGCAGTTCATTCCTACGCGCTAA